The following DNA comes from Chiroxiphia lanceolata isolate bChiLan1 unplaced genomic scaffold, bChiLan1.pri scaffold_65_arrow_ctg1, whole genome shotgun sequence.
tcatcatcaccatcactTCCATCAccaccatcatcatcaccatcatcaccaccaccatcacTTCCATCATCATCACCACCTCCATCACCATCACCACTGTCACCTCCATCACCACTGTCACCTCCATCACCACTGTCACCTCCATCACCACTGTCACCACCATCACCATCACCATCACCTCCATCACCATCACCTCCATCACCATCACCTCCATCTCCAccgtccccccctccccgtttCCTCACCGGCTCCTCCCTCACGTCGGGATCTCCGTCAcggcgccgccgccccctcTCTCCGCCTGGTGCTTGTCCATGACCTGCAGCACGTCCTCCAGGATGGAGGGCCCCAGGTCCACgtgcagggacagcagggacccGGCGCGGGACAGGAAGGGCGGCTCCTCCTCCCCGTCGGCGCCGGCGAAGCCGTTGGCGGGCGCCGCGAGCCGGGGGGGCCCCTCCGCCGGGGCCTCGCCGCCCGGCGCCGGCTCCGGGGCCTCGTCGAGGTGCAGGCGCGGGGGCTTCGGGGGGGCCTGTGCCGGGGGCAGGGTGAGCGCCTGCGGCCCCCCCAGCGCGGGCAGCGAGATGGCGTTTTTGAGCAGCGGCGACGGCGCCGCCGCCTCGCCCGCGCTCATGGTGGCCGTGCGCGAGAAGGAGAACTCGGCGCCGCCGCCGGCGCCGCCCTCGTGGCGCGGCAGGAGGTGGAACTTGCCCTGCAGGAAGGAGGTGTCCCCGAACATGTCGCTCTCGCCGCCGCTGCCCACGTGGATGGTGTGGCGGAAGTCGCCGAGGGGGGGGCTGATCATGTCCGAGGAGAGGATGTCCCGCAGCttctccttcttgcccttccgGCTGCCCCTCTTCAGGTAGATCGGCACCTTGGTGGCCATGGCGCCGGCGCCGcccgcggcgggcgcggccTCAGCGCCGGCGGGGCCGGAACCGCCTGGGAAAACGGGcgagaaaaggggggaaatggtGAAACCCGAGTTCCGGCACAGCCCAGGATCCTCGACGT
Coding sequences within:
- the CDC42EP2 gene encoding cdc42 effector protein 2, which gives rise to MATKVPIYLKRGSRKGKKEKLRDILSSDMISPPLGDFRHTIHVGSGGESDMFGDTSFLQGKFHLLPRHEGGAGGGAEFSFSRTATMSAGEAAAPSPLLKNAISLPALGGPQALTLPPAQAPPKPPRLHLDEAPEPAPGGEAPAEGPPRLAAPANGFAGADGEEEPPFLSRAGSLLSLHVDLGPSILEDVLQVMDKHQAERGGGGAVTEIPT